A genomic stretch from Triplophysa dalaica isolate WHDGS20190420 chromosome 4, ASM1584641v1, whole genome shotgun sequence includes:
- the prune2 gene encoding protein prune homolog 2 isoform X1, which yields MEQPHERTMSFEGAEGRPVPPTSLPLQAQEGGASQRKKLSAPHISLSLDQSEDDLFDTPDDLDINVDDLDTPDEADYTDHEIDWEEPKEAQRDSVKETVEPIPTYSAQEERQDSKLWRTVIIGEQEHRINMKSIEPYQKVISHGGYYGDGANAIIVFAACFLPDSDREDYHEIMENLFLYVISTLELMVAEDYMIVYLNGATPHRRMPGLNWLKRCYQMIDRRLKKNLKSFIIVHPSWFIRTILAITRPFISSKFSSKIEYVNSLTELEKLIPMEYVHIPECIIRVDEELREAAENSRINNFLQGTEILTNASIAQPNANSS from the exons ATGGAGCAGCCTCATGAACGCACAATGAGTTTTGAGGGGGCAGAGGGTCGACCAG TACCACCCACATCCTTGCCACTGCAGGCTCAAGAGGGCGGGGCCTCTCAGAGGAAGAAGCTATCAGCGCCTCATATTAGCCTATCATTGGACCAAAGCGAAGATGACCTGTTCGACACACCGGATGACCTCGACATCAATGTGGATGATCTGGACACACCTGATGAGGCAGATTATACTGACCATGAAATAGACTGGGAAG AGCCTAAAGAAGCTCAGCGAGATTCTGTAAAAGAAACAGTTGAGCCCATTCCCACATACAGTGCTCAAGAGGAACGTCAAGATTCCAAACTGTGGAGAACCGTCATCATTGGAGAGCAAGAGCACCGCATCAACATGAAAAGCATCGAACCTTACCAAAAAGTCATCTCTCATGGAG GCTACTATGGCGATGGTGCCAATGCTATCATTGTATTTGCTGCATGTTTCCTACCGGACAGTGACAGAGAAGATTATCACGAGATTATGGAAAATCTTTTCCT GTATGTTATCAGTACCCTTGAGCTCATGGTTGCAGAGGACTACATGATCGTATACCTGAACGGAGCCACTCCACACCGGAGAATGCCGGGCCTCAATTGGCTCAAAAGATGCTATCAGATGATTGACAGGAG gCTCAAAAAGAACTTAAAATCGTTTATCATTGTTCACCCATCATGGTTCATAAGGACAATTCTTGCCATCACTAGACCTTTTATCAG CTCAAAATTCAGCAGTAAGATTGAGTATGTGAACAGTTTAACAGAACTAGAGAAGCTCATCCCCATGGAGTACGTCCACATACCTGAGTGCATCATCAG AGTGGATGAAGAATTACGTGAAGCAGCAGAGAACTCTAG AATCAACAACTTTCTCCAAGGGACTGAGATTCTAACAAATGCATCCAT AGCTCAGCCCAATGCGAACAGTTCGTAA
- the prune2 gene encoding protein prune homolog 2 isoform X2, whose amino-acid sequence MEQPHERTMSFEGAEGRPVPPTSLPLQAQEGGASQRKKLSAPHISLSLDQSEDDLFDTPDDLDINVDDLDTPDEADYTDHEIDWEEPKEAQRDSVKETVEPIPTYSAQEERQDSKLWRTVIIGEQEHRINMKSIEPYQKVISHGGYYGDGANAIIVFAACFLPDSDREDYHEIMENLFLYVISTLELMVAEDYMIVYLNGATPHRRMPGLNWLKRCYQMIDRRLKKNLKSFIIVHPSWFIRTILAITRPFISSKFSSKIEYVNSLTELEKLIPMEYVHIPECIIRVDEELREAAENSSLLHVFPKNQQLSPRD is encoded by the exons ATGGAGCAGCCTCATGAACGCACAATGAGTTTTGAGGGGGCAGAGGGTCGACCAG TACCACCCACATCCTTGCCACTGCAGGCTCAAGAGGGCGGGGCCTCTCAGAGGAAGAAGCTATCAGCGCCTCATATTAGCCTATCATTGGACCAAAGCGAAGATGACCTGTTCGACACACCGGATGACCTCGACATCAATGTGGATGATCTGGACACACCTGATGAGGCAGATTATACTGACCATGAAATAGACTGGGAAG AGCCTAAAGAAGCTCAGCGAGATTCTGTAAAAGAAACAGTTGAGCCCATTCCCACATACAGTGCTCAAGAGGAACGTCAAGATTCCAAACTGTGGAGAACCGTCATCATTGGAGAGCAAGAGCACCGCATCAACATGAAAAGCATCGAACCTTACCAAAAAGTCATCTCTCATGGAG GCTACTATGGCGATGGTGCCAATGCTATCATTGTATTTGCTGCATGTTTCCTACCGGACAGTGACAGAGAAGATTATCACGAGATTATGGAAAATCTTTTCCT GTATGTTATCAGTACCCTTGAGCTCATGGTTGCAGAGGACTACATGATCGTATACCTGAACGGAGCCACTCCACACCGGAGAATGCCGGGCCTCAATTGGCTCAAAAGATGCTATCAGATGATTGACAGGAG gCTCAAAAAGAACTTAAAATCGTTTATCATTGTTCACCCATCATGGTTCATAAGGACAATTCTTGCCATCACTAGACCTTTTATCAG CTCAAAATTCAGCAGTAAGATTGAGTATGTGAACAGTTTAACAGAACTAGAGAAGCTCATCCCCATGGAGTACGTCCACATACCTGAGTGCATCATCAG AGTGGATGAAGAATTACGTGAAGCAGCAGAGAACTCTAG TCTTCTTCATGTCTTCCCAAAGAATCAACAACTTTCTCCAAGGGACTGA